From Pseudarthrobacter equi, a single genomic window includes:
- a CDS encoding VOC family protein gives MEAQDPAALAEFWASVTGALPSPGGDSVYLPPAGPGGFAMFFQPMKGPRPEHQAFHLDLTVPWGSRQAEVDRLLSLGATYRWDVLDEFPHVQWTTLADLEGNLFCVAEHPPADQQGA, from the coding sequence ATGGAGGCCCAGGATCCAGCCGCGCTTGCCGAATTTTGGGCGTCCGTAACCGGCGCCTTGCCCTCGCCCGGTGGTGACAGCGTCTACCTGCCACCTGCTGGTCCCGGAGGGTTCGCGATGTTCTTCCAACCCATGAAGGGTCCCCGCCCCGAGCACCAAGCGTTCCACCTCGACCTGACTGTCCCCTGGGGGTCACGACAGGCAGAGGTCGATCGCCTCCTGAGCCTCGGGGCCACCTACCGGTGGGACGTCCTGGATGAATTCCCACACGTGCAGTGGACAACTCTGGCTGATTTGGAGGGGAACCTCTTCTGCGTGGCCGAACACCCACCTGCAGACCAACAGGGTGCGTGA